The following proteins come from a genomic window of Lycium ferocissimum isolate CSIRO_LF1 chromosome 4, AGI_CSIRO_Lferr_CH_V1, whole genome shotgun sequence:
- the LOC132053276 gene encoding zinc finger BED domain-containing protein RICESLEEPER 1-like — protein sequence MEIPTEIPIKKPKRLTSVVWNHFERVRKADICYAVCVHCKKKLSGSSNSGTTHLRNHLLRCLKRSNYDVSSILAAKRKRKETTTLAVVSYEEGQRKEEIISPMTTFKFDQGVKKEEVNMPINLGSARFDQERSRLDLARMIMLHGYPLAMVDHIGFKIFVKNLQPQFEVLTNSAVELDCLTIFSKEKQKVYEAIHNLHGRISLSADVWDSSENARYLCLTAFYIDEDWKLQKKMLNFITLDPSHTDDILSEVVIKSLTEWAIDRKLFSMTFDHFTGYDVMIFRIKDWLSQNRPLLKNGELFDVRCAVQLMKSIVSDVMEALRDVTHKVRESIRHVKSSQLTLGKFNVIAQQASVNGERPLILDCGQQWSSTYLMLEAALDYRGAFNLLEESDPSYTTPLSETEWDHVSAIAGYVKLFVEVTNFFTANKCSTANLYFPEICDIHIQLIEWCKNPDSFLSDIALKMKEKFDKYWNKCSLTLAIAAILDPRFKMKLVEYYYPQIYGSDASNQIKEISDAIRELSNEYAMGAGSSSLDPDTAGASGSLTSTTIGTRDRLRGFDKFLHETSQSHNITSDLEKYLEEPVFPRNYDFSVLNWWKVHTPRYPTLSMMARDILGVPASTLGPDLAFHNRDRVLDNQRSSLNPDAREALICGQDWLRMEAEETNAPHIYTAVPLSVESK from the exons atggaaattccaactgaGATCCCAATAAAGAAACCAAAGAGGTTGACATCCGTTGTATGGAACCATTTTGAAAGAGTTCGAAAGGCCGATATCTGTTATGCTGTCTGTGTGCATTGCAAAAAGAAGCTTAGCGGATCAAGTAACAGTGGAACAACTCATCTGAGGAATCATTTGTTGCGGTGTCTAAAAAGATCCAACTATGATGTTTCCTCAATACTTGCTgcgaagagaaagagaaaagaaactaCTACTCTTGCAGTTGTCAGCTATGAAGAAGggcaaaggaaagaagaaatcaTTAGCCCTATGACAACCTTTAAGTTTGATCAAGGGGTAAAGAAAGAGGAAGTTAACATGCCTATCAATCTTGGCAGTGCTAGATTTGATCAAGAACGGAGTCGTCTGGATCTCGCCCGTATGATTATGTTACATGGTTATCCTTTAGCCATGGTTGACCATATtggtttcaaaatatttgtcaagaATTTACAGCCACAATTTGAGGTTTTGACTAACAGTGCTGTTGAACTTGACTGTCTGACAATTTTCTCAAAGGAGAAACAGAAAGTGTATGAAGCGATCCATAACTTGCATGGACGAATTAGTCTTTCTGCTGATGTTTGGGATTCGTCAGAAAATGCGCGGTATCTGTGCTTGACTGCTTTTTACATTGATGAAGACTGGAAGCTTCAGAAGAAAATGCTGAATTTCATCACACTAGACCCTTCTCACACGGATGACATACTTTCAGAAGTTGTTATAAAAAGTTTGACCGAATGGGCCATTGATCGTAAGTTGTTTTCTATGACTTTCGATCATTTTACGGgctatgatgtgatgatatttaGGATCAAAGACTGGCTCTCTCAAAACAGGCCTCTGTTAAAGAATGGTGAATTGTTCGATGTGCGTTGTGCAGTACAGTTAATGAAATCAATCGTTTCCGATGTCATGGAAGCACTTCGAGATGTGACCCACAAGGTCCGAGAAAGCATAAGGCATGTTAAGAGTTCACAACTAACCCTAGGAAAATTCAATGTGATTGCTCAACAAGCTTCGGTTAATGGTGAAAGACCTTTGATTCTTGACTGTGGACAGCAGTGGAGTTCAACATATTTGATGCTTGAAGCTGCCTTAGATTATAGGGGAGCCTTCAATCTACTAGAAGAGAGCGATCCTTCCTACACTACCCCTTTGTCTGAAACAGAGTGGGATCATGTTAGTGCCATCGCGGGCTATGTGAAACTTTTTGTTGAAGTTACTAACTTTTTCACGGCAAATAAATGTTCAACTGCCAACCTATATTTCCCAGAAATATGTGATATTCACATCCAGTTGATCGAATGGTGTAAAAATCCTGATAGTTTTCTTAGCGATATAGCGCTGAAGATGAAAGAAAAGTTTGACAAATACTGGAACAAGTGTAGTTTGACGTTGGCAATAGCAGCAATACTGGATCCCAGGTTCAAGATGAAGTTGGTGGAGTATTACTATCCTCAGATTTATGGTTCTGATGCCTCAAATCAGATCAAAGAAATATCTGATGCTATAAGAGAGCTTTCCAATGAGTATGCTATGGGCGCGGGCTCATCTTCGCTTGATCCAGATACAGCGGGTGCTTCTGGAAGCTTAACCAGTACCACTATTGGTACGAGGGACAGACTTAGGGGTTTCGACAAGTTTCTCCATGAAACTTCACAAAGCCACAACATAACATCAGATCTTGAAAAATACTTGGAAGAGCCGGTCTTTCCACGCAATTATGATTTCAGTGTATTGAATTGGTGGAAAGTTCACACACCAAGGTACCCTACATTATCAATGATGGCTCGTGATATCTTGGGAGTTCCTGCATCCACTCTTGGACCAGATCTGGCATTCCATAACAGAGATCGGGTGCTTGACAATCAGCGTAGTTCACTTAATCCAGATGCAAGAGAAGCTTTGATATGTGGTCAAGACTGGTTGCGCATGGAAGCTGAAG AAACCAACGCGCCTCACATCTATACCGCCGTGCCTCTTTCAGTGGAATCGAAGTAG